A stretch of the Bartonella henselae str. Houston-1 genome encodes the following:
- a CDS encoding acyl-CoA dehydrogenase family protein, whose protein sequence is MSGVLAQNSRRKNAFLSDTLMFRIASTLPTFLLASFEEIGDFVASRKAWELASLANRYRPMLRYNDEWGKPTEKLEIHSSYKALQQYSRQAGLVTSLWENTSSENGIRYQARAIRLALSASLETGHLNEVIITSAAIAVLISDVELFKKWQNALLSRQYDLSSKPVNSKKAASLTCAFDDFEKHEKHSFNFPSVKKISFDEKMGRDLYRLNVVKTNVINPIVDGYLVSAELDGHLSCFLVPRMQENGALNGSISIRHLILRSGETSTPEGIVEFQGSCGWLLGNAGEGIKVIKDIETMMRFDQSVVSAGVLRAALQFAIDFFRQKMPNQPLSPLTERIFADIALDIAAAQALVLRLARAFDNAANDRSEAAFARIMTPIIAYHVSQLVVPIIGEIIAQLGIESFIEDNPLSQMLCNGPARIVRNTSANQLVKDAILIAEKAPGLFQKLLEKTALDIGPAGPRAIEIIKSAAEMASANEGAGRFFVEQVAYAVAAASLRSTDIEHVASAYMESRLGGQWRSSYGMLIARYNAGLLLNVLYPSI, encoded by the coding sequence ATGAGTGGTGTACTTGCGCAAAACTCCCGCCGAAAAAATGCATTTCTCAGTGATACGCTGATGTTTCGCATTGCGTCCACTTTGCCTACATTTTTGTTAGCAAGTTTTGAAGAAATAGGAGATTTTGTAGCCAGCCGTAAAGCATGGGAGCTTGCCTCTTTGGCGAATCGTTATCGGCCAATGTTACGTTATAACGACGAATGGGGGAAACCAACAGAAAAATTAGAGATACACTCTTCTTACAAAGCTCTTCAACAATATTCCAGACAAGCTGGTTTGGTCACTTCACTTTGGGAAAACACCAGTTCAGAAAATGGGATACGCTATCAAGCACGTGCTATTCGCTTGGCCTTATCTGCCAGCCTAGAAACGGGGCATTTGAATGAAGTTATTATTACAAGTGCCGCTATTGCAGTTTTAATTAGTGATGTTGAGCTTTTTAAAAAATGGCAAAATGCACTCTTATCGCGTCAATATGATTTGTCATCCAAGCCTGTTAATAGTAAAAAAGCAGCTTCATTAACTTGTGCTTTTGACGATTTTGAGAAACACGAAAAACACTCTTTCAATTTTCCAAGTGTTAAAAAAATTTCTTTTGATGAAAAAATGGGACGTGATCTCTATCGTTTAAATGTTGTAAAAACCAATGTTATTAATCCTATAGTTGATGGATATCTTGTTAGTGCAGAATTAGATGGTCATTTAAGTTGCTTTTTAGTTCCACGCATGCAGGAAAATGGTGCATTAAATGGGTCTATATCGATTCGTCATTTGATACTCCGTTCCGGAGAAACCTCAACGCCAGAGGGTATTGTTGAGTTTCAAGGCAGTTGTGGTTGGCTTTTGGGAAATGCTGGAGAAGGCATTAAGGTTATTAAGGATATCGAAACGATGATGCGTTTCGATCAATCTGTCGTATCAGCAGGTGTTCTGCGGGCTGCTCTTCAATTTGCTATAGATTTCTTTCGGCAAAAGATGCCAAATCAACCTTTGTCTCCACTGACAGAACGTATTTTTGCAGATATTGCACTTGATATTGCTGCCGCACAAGCATTGGTTTTGCGTCTAGCGCGAGCATTTGACAATGCTGCAAATGATCGCTCTGAAGCAGCTTTTGCACGAATTATGACACCTATTATTGCTTATCATGTGAGCCAATTAGTTGTTCCTATTATTGGTGAAATTATTGCCCAGCTTGGCATCGAAAGCTTTATAGAGGACAATCCACTATCGCAAATGTTGTGTAATGGACCTGCACGGATTGTGAGAAATACTTCTGCTAATCAATTGGTAAAAGATGCAATTCTCATAGCTGAAAAAGCACCGGGATTATTTCAGAAATTGTTAGAAAAAACTGCTCTTGATATTGGTCCAGCAGGGCCAAGAGCAATTGAGATTATTAAATCTGCTGCAGAAATGGCATCGGCAAATGAAGGAGCTGGGAGATTTTTTGTTGAACAAGTGGCATATGCAGTTGCAGCGGCATCGTTACGATCTACAGATATAGAGCATGTTGCAAGTGCTTATATGGAAAGCCGTCTTGGGGGACAATGGAGATCTTCCTATGGTATGCTGATTGCACGATATAATGCAGGACTTTTGTTAAATGTTCTTTATCCTTCTATATGA
- the ruvX gene encoding Holliday junction resolvase RuvX has translation MAIININEVMIHLLPGQIIAGLDLGTKTIGIAVSDRGLIFSNPRSVLQRQKFTVDAQTLIKIFDHENVGVIIIGLPLNMNGSSGPRAQATRTFVRNMEAYTEIPFVFWDERLSTIAAERSLLEMDVSRAKRATRIDSAAAAFILQGALNRIHNLHHIEG, from the coding sequence ATGGCCATTATTAACATAAATGAAGTTATGATACATCTTTTGCCCGGGCAAATAATAGCAGGGTTGGATTTGGGTACGAAAACTATCGGAATTGCGGTTTCTGATAGAGGGCTAATTTTTTCAAATCCGCGTTCTGTACTCCAACGACAAAAATTTACGGTAGATGCTCAAACACTTATAAAAATTTTTGACCATGAAAATGTGGGCGTTATTATTATTGGGTTACCTCTTAACATGAATGGAAGCAGTGGCCCTCGTGCTCAAGCAACTAGAACTTTTGTCAGAAATATGGAAGCATATACAGAAATTCCATTTGTTTTTTGGGACGAACGCTTATCGACGATTGCTGCAGAACGCTCTCTTCTCGAAATGGATGTATCACGCGCTAAAAGAGCAACTCGGATTGATTCTGCTGCCGCCGCATTCATATTACAAGGTGCTCTCAATAGAATCCACAACCTTCATCATATAGAAGGATAA
- the gatC gene encoding Asp-tRNA(Asn)/Glu-tRNA(Gln) amidotransferase subunit GatC: MSVDQETVKRVSHLARIALHNDEVELMTKELNVILGFVEQLSEVDVSGVEPLTSVMPMTLRMREDSVTDGDKVADIVANAPVTEENFFLVSKVVE; encoded by the coding sequence ATGTCTGTTGATCAGGAAACAGTCAAGCGGGTATCACATTTAGCGCGCATTGCTCTTCATAACGATGAAGTAGAACTTATGACAAAAGAACTTAATGTCATTTTAGGTTTTGTGGAACAATTGAGTGAAGTTGATGTCAGTGGAGTTGAGCCATTAACATCAGTGATGCCAATGACTTTAAGAATGCGTGAAGATAGTGTCACAGATGGTGATAAAGTAGCAGATATTGTAGCAAATGCACCTGTTACAGAAGAAAATTTTTTTCTTGTCTCAAAAGTCGTCGAATAA
- the gatA gene encoding Asp-tRNA(Asn)/Glu-tRNA(Gln) amidotransferase subunit GatA produces the protein MTDLTTLTIAQARDALKKRELKATELTEAYLKAIELANPILNTYVAITAEQAMKMAAKSDSRLAKGHGGILEGIPLGIKDLFATQDVHTQACSYILDGFKPHYESTVTANLWRDGAVMLGKLNMDEFAMGSSNETSYYGPVISPWRKKDSNEKLVPGGSSGGSAAAVAAGLCVGATATDTGGSIRQPAAFTGTVGIKPTYGRCSRWGTIAFASSLDQAGPIGRNVRDCAILLKSMASFDEKDSTSVNLPVPDYESYIGQSIKGMKIGIPKEYYLEGMSPEIVELWQKGINWLKEAGAEIKNISLPHTKYALPAYYIVAPAEASSNLARYDGVRFGLRIPGKDVIEMYENTRSVGFGNEVKRRILIGTYVLSSGYYDAYYLKAQKVRTLVKRDFDQCFSSGVDAILTPATPTPAFGIADEKIKNDTVAMYLNDIFTVPVNMAGLPGISVPSGLSSNGLPLGLQLIGKPFAEEVIFQIAHIIEQAAGMFSAEKWWT, from the coding sequence ATGACTGATTTAACAACCCTCACAATTGCACAAGCCCGTGATGCTTTAAAAAAAAGAGAGCTTAAAGCAACTGAACTAACAGAAGCTTATTTAAAGGCAATTGAATTGGCCAATCCAATCTTGAATACTTATGTTGCAATAACAGCAGAACAAGCAATGAAAATGGCTGCTAAATCAGACAGCCGCTTGGCTAAAGGGCATGGAGGAATTTTAGAGGGAATTCCATTGGGAATTAAGGATCTTTTTGCGACACAAGATGTTCATACACAAGCCTGTTCCTATATTCTTGATGGTTTTAAACCGCACTATGAATCAACAGTGACTGCTAATTTATGGCGAGATGGAGCCGTCATGTTAGGGAAGCTTAATATGGATGAGTTTGCTATGGGGTCCTCTAATGAAACGTCATATTATGGTCCAGTTATTAGTCCATGGCGAAAAAAAGACTCTAATGAAAAACTCGTACCAGGTGGTTCTTCAGGTGGTTCTGCGGCCGCTGTTGCAGCAGGGCTTTGTGTGGGTGCAACCGCAACAGATACAGGTGGCTCAATACGTCAGCCAGCAGCATTTACTGGTACTGTAGGGATAAAACCAACTTATGGACGTTGTTCACGGTGGGGAACCATCGCTTTTGCCTCATCACTTGATCAAGCAGGACCTATAGGGCGAAATGTTCGAGATTGTGCTATTTTACTTAAATCAATGGCTTCCTTTGATGAAAAAGATTCTACTTCAGTTAATTTACCAGTGCCTGATTATGAAAGTTATATTGGTCAATCCATCAAAGGAATGAAAATTGGTATTCCAAAAGAATATTACCTTGAGGGAATGTCTCCTGAAATCGTTGAACTTTGGCAAAAAGGAATAAATTGGCTAAAAGAAGCAGGGGCTGAAATAAAAAATATTTCATTACCCCATACAAAATACGCTTTGCCTGCTTACTACATTGTGGCTCCTGCAGAAGCATCTTCTAATTTGGCTCGTTATGATGGTGTTCGTTTTGGTCTTCGTATACCGGGAAAAGACGTTATTGAAATGTATGAAAATACTCGCTCAGTTGGTTTTGGTAATGAAGTGAAACGACGTATTTTGATTGGCACTTATGTTCTTTCATCGGGCTATTATGATGCCTATTATCTTAAAGCTCAGAAAGTACGAACATTAGTAAAGCGTGATTTTGATCAATGTTTTTCTTCTGGGGTTGATGCTATTCTCACGCCAGCAACACCAACACCAGCTTTTGGTATCGCTGATGAAAAAATAAAAAACGATACTGTGGCAATGTATCTCAATGATATTTTTACTGTACCGGTTAATATGGCTGGTTTACCAGGAATTTCTGTTCCTTCTGGTCTCTCATCGAATGGTTTACCGTTAGGATTGCAATTGATTGGTAAACCTTTTGCTGAAGAAGTCATTTTTCAGATAGCTCACATTATAGAACAAGCAGCTGGAATGTTTAGTGCTGAAAAATGGTGGACATAA
- a CDS encoding ABC transporter ATP-binding protein, whose product MDILKIKNLHVHYGAIKAIQNLSMSIKKGSIVTLIGANGAGKSSIVRSITGLNRSVYGEINYKGESIIKKSPEKILRLGIALSPEGRRIMPHLTVLENLHLGAYIRHDKSGISRDIEWIFDLFPRLRERAKQLGGTMSGGEQQMLAVGRALMSNPDMVILDEPSLGLAPLLIREIFSIIRKINDMGKTVLLIEQNAFAALSIADYAYILEVGHVLFHGEGKAMLSDPRVKEAYLGG is encoded by the coding sequence ATGGATATTCTTAAAATCAAAAATCTTCACGTTCATTATGGCGCCATTAAAGCTATCCAAAATCTTTCTATGTCTATAAAAAAAGGGAGTATAGTTACTTTAATAGGTGCCAATGGAGCAGGAAAAAGCAGCATTGTACGCTCTATTACAGGACTTAATAGATCTGTTTATGGAGAGATTAACTATAAAGGCGAATCAATTATTAAAAAATCACCAGAAAAAATTTTGCGATTAGGTATTGCTCTCAGTCCTGAAGGACGGCGCATTATGCCTCATCTCACTGTTTTAGAAAATCTTCATTTAGGTGCTTATATCCGCCATGATAAGTCAGGAATTTCTCGTGATATCGAATGGATATTTGATCTCTTTCCGCGTCTACGTGAAAGAGCAAAGCAGTTAGGAGGAACAATGTCAGGTGGTGAACAACAAATGCTCGCTGTGGGTCGTGCACTCATGAGTAATCCTGACATGGTAATATTAGATGAACCCTCGCTAGGGTTAGCACCGCTTCTTATTCGGGAAATTTTTTCGATTATCCGAAAAATTAATGATATGGGAAAAACTGTTCTTCTTATTGAACAAAACGCATTTGCAGCGCTTTCCATTGCGGACTATGCTTATATTCTGGAAGTTGGGCATGTTTTGTTTCATGGTGAAGGCAAAGCTATGCTTTCTGATCCCCGTGTTAAAGAAGCTTATCTTGGCGGATAG
- a CDS encoding ABC transporter ATP-binding protein, translating to MNDTILLLNDIVMRFGGLVAVNNINMAIKRGKITGLIGPNGAGKTTIFNMISGFYAPTSGTILFDGKKVSGAPPYIICRYHIARTFQNIRLFSGLTVLQNVMVGAHVRQKHPWFSSALFFPKAMKEKREIHKNAMKLLEQLQLDHLANQSATTLPYGVQRRLEIARALATKPKLLLLDEPVAGMDPQESEDLRKFIAKVQKDFDLTILLIEHDMKVVMGLCQYILVMEHGCCIANGTPDEIRNNPKVIEAYLGGDVYGYS from the coding sequence ATGAACGACACTATTCTTTTACTCAATGATATCGTGATGCGTTTTGGCGGATTGGTTGCTGTCAATAATATTAATATGGCAATCAAGCGAGGAAAAATTACTGGATTAATTGGTCCTAATGGTGCTGGAAAAACAACCATTTTTAATATGATCTCCGGGTTTTATGCCCCCACAAGTGGAACCATTCTTTTTGATGGGAAAAAAGTTTCTGGAGCTCCTCCTTATATTATCTGTAGATACCATATTGCACGAACATTCCAAAATATTCGTCTTTTTTCAGGGTTAACAGTCTTGCAAAATGTTATGGTGGGGGCTCATGTTCGACAAAAGCATCCATGGTTTTCTTCAGCTTTGTTTTTTCCAAAAGCAATGAAAGAGAAAAGAGAAATTCATAAAAATGCGATGAAACTTCTTGAACAGCTACAACTTGATCACCTTGCCAATCAATCTGCAACGACTCTGCCCTATGGTGTACAAAGACGTTTAGAAATTGCGCGCGCTTTAGCAACAAAGCCAAAATTACTTCTTCTTGATGAACCTGTTGCCGGTATGGATCCACAGGAAAGTGAAGATCTTAGAAAATTCATAGCAAAAGTGCAAAAAGACTTTGATCTTACAATTCTGCTTATCGAACACGATATGAAAGTTGTTATGGGGCTTTGCCAATATATTTTGGTAATGGAGCATGGCTGCTGCATTGCCAATGGCACACCAGATGAAATTCGTAATAACCCTAAAGTTATTGAAGCTTATCTTGGCGGAGATGTTTATGGATATTCTTAA
- a CDS encoding branched-chain amino acid ABC transporter permease: MAKSASTFLSCISILFFIGFLFYADNHFNEYTLRVINLIAINAILAISLNLIYGFTGMFSLGHAGFMAIGAYVCAILLLSPEQKEMMWILEPIAEPLHDLQLPFFVTVVVSGLCAAVVGLLIALPILRLGGDYLGIATLGFAEIIRIVITNATSVTNGSLGIKGIPQNATLWWNYSWLVFTVTFIILLLRSNTGNVLRAIRDDEIAAKTMGINAFFYRSFSFTAGAFFAGVGGALMAALISTIDPKMFNFLLTFNILMIVVAGGLGSITGSIIGSIIITVMLEWLRIIESPFDLGFIHIPETPGLRMVIFSLLLLVIILFWRRGLLGQREFSWSGIYSFFTRKKFSNTEEKL; the protein is encoded by the coding sequence ATGGCAAAATCAGCTTCAACTTTTTTATCATGTATCAGTATTCTTTTTTTTATCGGTTTTTTATTTTATGCTGATAACCATTTTAATGAGTACACACTTCGTGTCATCAACCTTATTGCTATCAATGCGATATTGGCAATTTCGCTTAATTTGATTTACGGTTTCACCGGGATGTTTTCTCTTGGACATGCTGGATTCATGGCTATTGGTGCTTATGTATGCGCGATTTTACTTCTTTCTCCTGAACAAAAAGAAATGATGTGGATTCTTGAACCTATAGCTGAGCCATTGCATGATCTACAGTTACCTTTTTTTGTAACTGTTGTTGTAAGTGGTCTGTGTGCTGCAGTTGTAGGTTTATTAATTGCTCTTCCTATCTTACGTCTTGGCGGAGATTATCTTGGAATTGCAACGTTGGGTTTTGCAGAAATTATTCGCATTGTTATTACAAACGCGACATCCGTAACAAATGGTTCTTTAGGAATCAAAGGAATACCTCAAAATGCGACATTATGGTGGAACTATAGTTGGTTAGTATTTACGGTTACCTTCATTATTCTCTTACTGCGAAGCAATACTGGTAATGTACTGCGCGCTATTCGTGATGATGAAATCGCTGCGAAAACAATGGGGATTAACGCTTTTTTCTACCGTAGCTTTTCCTTTACTGCAGGTGCATTCTTTGCAGGTGTCGGAGGAGCATTAATGGCCGCTCTTATTTCAACAATCGATCCAAAAATGTTCAACTTCCTTCTAACTTTTAATATTTTGATGATTGTTGTTGCTGGTGGTCTTGGTTCGATTACAGGTAGCATTATTGGCAGCATTATTATTACGGTCATGCTTGAATGGCTTCGCATTATCGAGAGTCCATTTGACTTAGGTTTTATACATATTCCAGAGACACCAGGGCTTAGGATGGTTATTTTTTCTCTTTTATTGCTCGTCATTATCTTATTTTGGAGAAGAGGTTTATTGGGACAACGTGAATTCTCATGGAGCGGGATTTATAGCTTTTTTACACGCAAAAAGTTCTCTAATACTGAGGAAAAGCTATGA
- a CDS encoding branched-chain amino acid ABC transporter permease — translation MSTEMFIQYFFNALALGALYGLIAIGYTMVYGILRLINFAHGDIFMLGAYFVFFSTISFMPAWAAVLLILLALFIYYSVFIGFKKRPKIYWVAVFFAFILTFIYYFKIAPQDFTPIWILALCFSIFITSAVGITIDQFAYKPLRHAPRISALIGAIGVSFFIENLATVIFSGVPKGVKQPDFLVTPFLWHLGSGENGIIRIAPMSLIVPIVSFILIVLLLWIIHKTKPGLAMRAISHDIETTRLMGVSVNKVIALTFGIGSALAAIAGIMWALRYPQVQPYMGILPGLKAFIAAVIGGIGSIPGAMLGGLLLGFIEIMIVAFFPALSGYRDAFAFILLILILLVMPTGLMGKKNQEKI, via the coding sequence ATGAGCACTGAAATGTTCATCCAGTATTTTTTTAATGCACTTGCATTGGGGGCTCTTTATGGGCTTATCGCAATTGGTTACACCATGGTCTATGGTATTCTAAGACTCATTAATTTCGCTCATGGTGATATCTTTATGCTAGGGGCGTATTTTGTTTTCTTTTCCACAATCAGCTTTATGCCTGCTTGGGCTGCTGTTCTTCTTATATTATTGGCTCTTTTCATTTATTATTCAGTATTTATAGGGTTTAAAAAACGCCCTAAAATTTATTGGGTTGCTGTTTTTTTTGCTTTTATTTTAACGTTCATTTATTATTTTAAAATTGCTCCACAAGATTTTACACCGATTTGGATTTTAGCTCTCTGTTTTTCAATTTTTATCACAAGTGCAGTGGGTATTACTATTGACCAGTTTGCCTATAAACCACTGCGTCATGCTCCACGTATTTCAGCGCTTATTGGTGCAATAGGAGTTTCCTTTTTTATTGAAAATCTTGCTACTGTAATCTTTAGTGGTGTCCCAAAGGGTGTAAAACAGCCAGATTTTCTTGTCACACCATTCCTATGGCATTTAGGATCAGGGGAAAATGGAATTATTAGAATTGCTCCCATGTCTCTGATCGTTCCCATTGTTTCATTTATTCTTATCGTGTTATTGCTATGGATTATCCATAAGACAAAACCTGGTCTTGCTATGCGTGCAATTTCCCACGATATTGAAACGACTCGTTTGATGGGTGTTTCTGTCAATAAAGTCATCGCACTTACCTTTGGGATAGGCTCAGCACTTGCTGCTATTGCAGGCATCATGTGGGCTTTACGCTATCCTCAAGTTCAACCTTATATGGGTATTCTTCCTGGACTCAAAGCATTTATAGCAGCCGTTATCGGAGGCATTGGTTCAATTCCAGGAGCAATGTTGGGGGGGCTGTTACTAGGATTTATTGAAATTATGATTGTCGCATTCTTTCCTGCTCTATCCGGATATAGAGATGCTTTTGCCTTTATTTTATTAATTCTGATTTTATTAGTAATGCCCACTGGTTTAATGGGCAAAAAAAATCAGGAGAAAATCTAA
- a CDS encoding ABC transporter substrate-binding protein: protein MQLRKILAIVTAVMTLTVNVYANEPIKIGVYLPLSGQNAFGGQLEIRGIELAHKKIPEILGRKVELIVVDNKSDKVEAANAVMRLTASDKVNGIIGSYGSSLSLAGGEISEKAKTPTIATSSTSPLVTQGKKYYFRACFVDSYQGIGVATYAIQTLHAKKAAILKDISNDYAIGLASYFARSFKKLGGEIISNLNYNSGDQDFSAVLTQIIAQNPDILFIPSYFSEGAIIMKQARELGAKFRIMGGDAMDNPETITIAGKAAEGFLHTTLPYSEDMPNMSEAAKEFTKEWKAAYPDKEPNINSVLGYTSYMMFMKAIENAGSADREKITIELSKLKDFQTPFGDMSMDENHNPTIPIGVIEIKDGKRIYLDEVKPAF from the coding sequence ATGCAATTGAGGAAAATTCTTGCTATAGTCACCGCTGTCATGACACTTACAGTAAATGTTTATGCGAATGAGCCCATTAAAATTGGTGTTTACCTTCCGTTAAGTGGTCAAAATGCATTTGGAGGCCAGCTTGAAATTAGAGGTATAGAATTGGCACATAAAAAAATCCCAGAAATATTGGGACGTAAGGTAGAACTTATTGTTGTTGATAATAAATCTGATAAAGTAGAAGCTGCCAATGCTGTTATGCGCTTAACCGCAAGTGATAAAGTAAATGGAATCATCGGGAGTTATGGCTCTTCACTCTCATTGGCTGGTGGAGAAATATCTGAAAAAGCGAAAACGCCAACTATTGCAACTTCCTCAACAAGTCCGCTTGTTACACAAGGCAAGAAATATTACTTTCGCGCTTGCTTCGTTGATTCTTACCAAGGTATAGGAGTTGCAACTTACGCAATTCAAACTTTACATGCAAAAAAAGCTGCTATACTCAAAGATATATCAAATGATTACGCCATTGGTCTTGCCAGTTATTTTGCGCGCTCTTTTAAAAAACTAGGTGGTGAGATTATCTCAAATTTAAACTATAATTCTGGAGATCAGGACTTTTCAGCTGTTCTCACACAGATTATAGCACAAAATCCCGATATCTTATTTATTCCGTCCTATTTTTCTGAAGGTGCCATCATCATGAAACAAGCGCGTGAATTAGGTGCAAAGTTCCGAATTATGGGCGGAGATGCCATGGATAATCCAGAAACCATTACAATTGCAGGAAAGGCTGCAGAAGGCTTTTTACATACAACACTCCCTTACAGCGAGGATATGCCAAATATGTCAGAAGCTGCAAAAGAATTCACAAAAGAATGGAAAGCAGCTTATCCTGACAAAGAACCCAATATCAATTCTGTTTTGGGATACACAAGTTATATGATGTTTATGAAAGCTATTGAAAATGCTGGCAGTGCCGATCGTGAAAAAATTACTATAGAACTTAGCAAATTAAAAGACTTTCAAACACCCTTTGGGGATATGTCTATGGATGAAAACCATAATCCTACGATTCCTATCGGTGTTATTGAAATAAAGGATGGAAAACGTATCTATTTAGATGAAGTCAAACCTGCTTTTTAA
- a CDS encoding cold-shock protein, which translates to MASKDALKDYSLSKDSIGACGEIIEISGVIKWFDGSKGYGFIVPDLPNCPDILLHVTVMRRDGFQTVLEGAKVVCAVEKTERGLKCVQIKSIDCSSAIHPAESPARTHVVVTPESGLERAIVKWFNRDKGFGFLSRGQGTEDIFVHMETLRRFGLAELRSGQVVLVRFGKGEKGLMTAEIYPDINIPFATH; encoded by the coding sequence ATGGCGAGTAAGGATGCATTAAAGGATTATTCCCTATCTAAAGACAGTATAGGTGCTTGTGGTGAGATTATTGAGATCAGTGGTGTCATTAAGTGGTTTGATGGGAGTAAAGGGTATGGATTTATTGTGCCTGATTTACCTAATTGTCCCGATATATTACTGCACGTTACAGTGATGCGCAGGGATGGCTTTCAAACAGTTTTGGAGGGTGCTAAAGTTGTTTGTGCGGTAGAAAAAACTGAACGAGGATTGAAGTGCGTTCAGATAAAATCTATAGATTGTTCATCAGCGATTCACCCAGCAGAATCTCCAGCCCGAACGCATGTCGTTGTTACTCCAGAAAGTGGTTTAGAGCGCGCAATTGTTAAGTGGTTTAATCGTGATAAGGGGTTTGGTTTTCTGAGTCGTGGACAGGGAACAGAAGATATTTTTGTTCATATGGAAACATTGCGTCGTTTCGGTTTAGCAGAGCTTCGTTCTGGTCAAGTTGTTCTTGTACGTTTTGGTAAAGGGGAAAAAGGCTTGATGACAGCAGAAATTTATCCAGATATAAATATTCCGTTTGCTACACATTGA
- a CDS encoding DUF192 domain-containing protein gives MLIFFKRGRTVLLAVSFILAISSAIAKKPLELPVDPIPLEIQTKQGTISYKVEIAFTQSQGVAGLMYRTDFPRDRAMLFRQHGSRELKDKQQLFMWMANTPLPLDMIFLNAEGIIVSIVERTSPFSTDIISSGVPATFALEVNAGEVSEKQIKKGQRVIHPAICGKCDGDKNDSGEYSFF, from the coding sequence ATGTTAATTTTTTTTAAAAGAGGACGTACTGTTCTGTTGGCAGTATCTTTTATATTAGCAATAAGTTCAGCTATAGCTAAGAAGCCGTTGGAACTCCCAGTTGATCCGATTCCTTTAGAGATACAAACAAAGCAAGGGACAATTTCTTACAAGGTAGAGATTGCTTTTACGCAGTCCCAGGGGGTAGCTGGTTTAATGTATCGCACTGATTTTCCACGTGATCGTGCAATGCTCTTTAGACAACATGGAAGTAGGGAGTTAAAGGATAAGCAACAGCTTTTTATGTGGATGGCAAATACACCTTTACCCTTAGATATGATTTTCTTAAACGCTGAAGGGATTATCGTATCAATTGTCGAAAGAACTTCTCCATTTTCAACAGATATTATTTCATCGGGAGTGCCTGCAACTTTTGCACTTGAAGTTAATGCTGGTGAAGTTTCTGAAAAACAAATAAAAAAGGGACAACGTGTTATTCATCCCGCTATTTGTGGCAAATGTGACGGTGATAAAAATGATAGCGGAGAATATTCGTTTTTTTGA
- a CDS encoding alpha/beta fold hydrolase, translating into MIAENIRFFEYDGLRFSYREEGQGTPILLVHGFGSSARVNWYATGWFRTLTEAGYRVIALDNRGHGDSVKSYDPSFYTPQAMASDAMRLLQHLELSKAHVMGYSMGARISAFMALLYPTYVHSVIFGGLGIGMVTGAGNWEPVAEALLAEDISTITNPRGLMFRKFADQTKSDRRALAACIITSKQELTAAEVYKIKQPALVAVGSLDEIGGEAEPLAALLPLGEVLQIPGRDHMLAVGDKIYKRGVIDFLSRYPIV; encoded by the coding sequence ATGATAGCGGAGAATATTCGTTTTTTTGAATATGATGGTTTGCGCTTTTCTTATAGAGAAGAAGGGCAGGGTACACCTATTTTGTTGGTTCATGGTTTTGGGTCTTCTGCACGTGTGAATTGGTATGCAACGGGTTGGTTTCGTACCCTTACTGAAGCAGGATATCGTGTTATTGCTCTTGATAACCGCGGACATGGAGATTCTGTTAAAAGTTACGATCCTTCTTTTTATACACCTCAAGCTATGGCTAGCGATGCGATGCGATTGTTGCAGCATTTAGAATTATCTAAAGCGCATGTCATGGGATATTCTATGGGGGCTAGAATTAGCGCATTTATGGCTCTTTTGTATCCAACATATGTACACAGTGTCATTTTTGGTGGTTTAGGCATTGGTATGGTAACAGGAGCAGGGAATTGGGAACCTGTTGCTGAGGCCCTTTTAGCAGAAGACATTTCTACTATTACCAATCCACGCGGTTTAATGTTTCGTAAATTTGCAGACCAAACGAAAAGTGATAGACGTGCTCTTGCTGCTTGTATTATCACATCAAAACAAGAGTTAACAGCAGCTGAAGTTTACAAAATTAAGCAACCTGCACTTGTCGCTGTTGGTTCATTAGACGAAATTGGCGGTGAAGCAGAGCCATTAGCAGCCTTGTTGCCACTTGGGGAAGTATTGCAAATTCCTGGACGAGATCATATGCTTGCTGTGGGAGATAAGATCTATAAAAGAGGCGTTATCGATTTTCTTTCTCGTTATCCTATCGTATGA